One Scylla paramamosain isolate STU-SP2022 chromosome 6, ASM3559412v1, whole genome shotgun sequence DNA segment encodes these proteins:
- the LOC135101435 gene encoding acid sphingomyelinase-like phosphodiesterase 3b isoform X5 translates to MLTAARTVAAVVLVLAGHPRTAEARIGTFWHVTDFHYDLNYTTSGDPKKMCWDTRDVSRSVGEFGDYSCDAPFSLLTSAVNAMKRFKSNPDFILWTGDDTAHVPNDYFSTEVVVNIVANLTDLIASHFPNTPVFPVLGNHDYYPKNQMPVGPNRLQSEVADLWKKWFQQLEGHEENVYDSFNSSGRYVADVAGSKVTVVALNTLIWYKSNNETALLPNTSSDGLDPDEQFSWANKLLTELAKKGRKVYLVGHIPPGTFERYQQERKGFHWYQPRYNERFIQLVQQHAHVIEAQFFAHHHTDSFRLFFEEKKNQEQRIPISYQLLSPGVTPWRSTLSEETGANNPGIRLVYYNTTTGKVVDVSTYYLDLSAANLEGRAEWQLEYNFSSTYNLMSLNPVALYEVAKNMKANRTVFDLYYRANTVGLEDPEKCTEKCRLLHYCAITEMNYSRFYDCNNGVRPSWRVALAVVPFLLVLVAR, encoded by the exons ATGTTAACGGCGGCCAGGacagtggcggcagtggtgcTGGTGCTCGCCGGCCACCCTCGCACCGCTGAGGCCAGAATCG GGACGTTCTGGCACGTAACGGACTTCCACTATGATCTTAACTACACCACGAGCGGCGACCCGAAGAAGATGTGCTGGGACACCAG AGATGTTTCCCGTAGCGTGGGTGAATTTGGCGACTACTCTTGCGATGCGCCTTTTTCCCTTCTGACCTCCGCGGTGAACGCCATGAAGAGATTTAAGAGTAACCCGGACTTTATTTTATGGACGGG GGATGACACCGCGCACGTCCCCAATGATTACTTCAGCACCGAGGTTGTTGTCAACATCGTGGCCAACCTCACCGACCTCATCGCCAGCCACTTCCCGAACACCCCGGTCTTCCCTGTTCTGGGCAACCACGACTACTACCCAAAGAACCAG ATGCCGGTGGGCCCAAATCGTCTACAGTCAGAAGTGGCCGATCTGTGGAAGAAATGGTTTCAACAGCTCGAGGGACACGAAGAAAACGTGTACGACAGCTTCAATTCCA GTGGCCGGTACGTGGCGGACGTGGCAGGAAGCaaggtgacggtggtggcgCTCAATACGCTCATCTGGTACAAGAGTAACAATGAGACTGCCTTGCTACCCAACACGAGCTCTGACGGCCTGGACCCCGATGAACAGTTCTCTTGGGCCAATAAACTCCTGACAGAGCTGGCGAAGAAAGGCCGCAAG GTGTACTTGGTGGGACATATTCCCCCCGGAACCTTCGAGCGGTACcagcaggagaggaagggttTCCACTGGTACCAGCCACGGTACAACGAGCGTTTCATTCAG CTGGTGCAGCAACACGCCCACGTGATAGAGGCTCAGTTTTTCGCCCACCACCACACGGACTCTTTCAG ACTGTTctttgaggaaaagaagaaccaaGAACAACGAATACCCATATCCTACCAGCTGTTGAGTCCAGGAGTCACACCATGGCGCTCCACTCTCTCCGAGGAGACTGGCGCCAACAATCCAGGCATCAGATTGGTCTATTACAATACCACAACTGGCAAG GTGGTGGACGTGTCGACCTATTACCTCGATCTGTCTGCAGCGAATCTGGAGGGCCGCGCTGAGTGGCAGCTCGAGTACAACTTCTCGTCCACGTACAACTTGATGTCACTCAATCCTGTCGCCTTGTACGAGGTCGCAAAGAACATGAAG GCCAACAGGACTGTGTTCGATCTCTACTACCGAGCTAACACCGTGGGACTTGAGGACCCTGAGAAGTGCACCGAGAAGTGTCGTCTGCTGCACTACTGTGCCATTACCGAAATGAACTACTCTCGCTTTTATGACTGCAACAACGGCGTCAGGCCCTCCTGGCGGGTTGCGCTCGCTGTGGTGCCCTTTCTCCTAGTGCTGGTGGCCCGCTAG
- the LOC135101435 gene encoding acid sphingomyelinase-like phosphodiesterase 3b isoform X3 — protein MFSVLPVTIRRGLCISGTKRRPTRVEVVMLTAARTVAAVVLVLAGHPRTAEARIGTFWHVTDFHYDLNYTTSGDPKKMCWDTRDVSRSVGEFGDYSCDAPFSLLTSAVNAMKRFKSNPDFILWTGDDTAHVPNDYFSTEVVVNIVANLTDLIASHFPNTPVFPVLGNHDYYPKNQMPVGPNRLQSEVADLWKKWFQQLEGHEENVYDSFNSSGRYVADVAGSKVTVVALNTLIWYKSNNETALLPNTSSDGLDPDEQFSWANKLLTELAKKGRKVYLVGHIPPGTFERYQQERKGFHWYQPRYNERFIQLVQQHAHVIEAQFFAHHHTDSFRLFFEEKKNQEQRIPISYQLLSPGVTPWRSTLSEETGANNPGIRLVYYNTTTGKVVDVSTYYLDLSAANLEGRAEWQLEYNFSSTYNLMSLNPVALYEVAKNMKANRTVFDLYYRANTVGLEDPEKCTEKCRLLHYCAITEMNYSRFYDCNNGVRPSWRVALAVVPFLLVLVAR, from the exons ATGTTCAGTGTGTTACCGGTTACTATAAGGAGAGGATTATGTATCAGCGGCACCA agAGGAGACCTACGAGGGTTGAAGTTGTGATGTTAACGGCGGCCAGGacagtggcggcagtggtgcTGGTGCTCGCCGGCCACCCTCGCACCGCTGAGGCCAGAATCG GGACGTTCTGGCACGTAACGGACTTCCACTATGATCTTAACTACACCACGAGCGGCGACCCGAAGAAGATGTGCTGGGACACCAG AGATGTTTCCCGTAGCGTGGGTGAATTTGGCGACTACTCTTGCGATGCGCCTTTTTCCCTTCTGACCTCCGCGGTGAACGCCATGAAGAGATTTAAGAGTAACCCGGACTTTATTTTATGGACGGG GGATGACACCGCGCACGTCCCCAATGATTACTTCAGCACCGAGGTTGTTGTCAACATCGTGGCCAACCTCACCGACCTCATCGCCAGCCACTTCCCGAACACCCCGGTCTTCCCTGTTCTGGGCAACCACGACTACTACCCAAAGAACCAG ATGCCGGTGGGCCCAAATCGTCTACAGTCAGAAGTGGCCGATCTGTGGAAGAAATGGTTTCAACAGCTCGAGGGACACGAAGAAAACGTGTACGACAGCTTCAATTCCA GTGGCCGGTACGTGGCGGACGTGGCAGGAAGCaaggtgacggtggtggcgCTCAATACGCTCATCTGGTACAAGAGTAACAATGAGACTGCCTTGCTACCCAACACGAGCTCTGACGGCCTGGACCCCGATGAACAGTTCTCTTGGGCCAATAAACTCCTGACAGAGCTGGCGAAGAAAGGCCGCAAG GTGTACTTGGTGGGACATATTCCCCCCGGAACCTTCGAGCGGTACcagcaggagaggaagggttTCCACTGGTACCAGCCACGGTACAACGAGCGTTTCATTCAG CTGGTGCAGCAACACGCCCACGTGATAGAGGCTCAGTTTTTCGCCCACCACCACACGGACTCTTTCAG ACTGTTctttgaggaaaagaagaaccaaGAACAACGAATACCCATATCCTACCAGCTGTTGAGTCCAGGAGTCACACCATGGCGCTCCACTCTCTCCGAGGAGACTGGCGCCAACAATCCAGGCATCAGATTGGTCTATTACAATACCACAACTGGCAAG GTGGTGGACGTGTCGACCTATTACCTCGATCTGTCTGCAGCGAATCTGGAGGGCCGCGCTGAGTGGCAGCTCGAGTACAACTTCTCGTCCACGTACAACTTGATGTCACTCAATCCTGTCGCCTTGTACGAGGTCGCAAAGAACATGAAG GCCAACAGGACTGTGTTCGATCTCTACTACCGAGCTAACACCGTGGGACTTGAGGACCCTGAGAAGTGCACCGAGAAGTGTCGTCTGCTGCACTACTGTGCCATTACCGAAATGAACTACTCTCGCTTTTATGACTGCAACAACGGCGTCAGGCCCTCCTGGCGGGTTGCGCTCGCTGTGGTGCCCTTTCTCCTAGTGCTGGTGGCCCGCTAG
- the LOC135101435 gene encoding acid sphingomyelinase-like phosphodiesterase 3b isoform X2, whose protein sequence is MLWGEGKPVAAWVTVPVGSCIYFERRPTRVEVVMLTAARTVAAVVLVLAGHPRTAEARIGTFWHVTDFHYDLNYTTSGDPKKMCWDTRDVSRSVGEFGDYSCDAPFSLLTSAVNAMKRFKSNPDFILWTGDDTAHVPNDYFSTEVVVNIVANLTDLIASHFPNTPVFPVLGNHDYYPKNQMPVGPNRLQSEVADLWKKWFQQLEGHEENVYDSFNSSGRYVADVAGSKVTVVALNTLIWYKSNNETALLPNTSSDGLDPDEQFSWANKLLTELAKKGRKVYLVGHIPPGTFERYQQERKGFHWYQPRYNERFIQLVQQHAHVIEAQFFAHHHTDSFRLFFEEKKNQEQRIPISYQLLSPGVTPWRSTLSEETGANNPGIRLVYYNTTTGKVVDVSTYYLDLSAANLEGRAEWQLEYNFSSTYNLMSLNPVALYEVAKNMKANRTVFDLYYRANTVGLEDPEKCTEKCRLLHYCAITEMNYSRFYDCNNGVRPSWRVALAVVPFLLVLVAR, encoded by the exons agAGGAGACCTACGAGGGTTGAAGTTGTGATGTTAACGGCGGCCAGGacagtggcggcagtggtgcTGGTGCTCGCCGGCCACCCTCGCACCGCTGAGGCCAGAATCG GGACGTTCTGGCACGTAACGGACTTCCACTATGATCTTAACTACACCACGAGCGGCGACCCGAAGAAGATGTGCTGGGACACCAG AGATGTTTCCCGTAGCGTGGGTGAATTTGGCGACTACTCTTGCGATGCGCCTTTTTCCCTTCTGACCTCCGCGGTGAACGCCATGAAGAGATTTAAGAGTAACCCGGACTTTATTTTATGGACGGG GGATGACACCGCGCACGTCCCCAATGATTACTTCAGCACCGAGGTTGTTGTCAACATCGTGGCCAACCTCACCGACCTCATCGCCAGCCACTTCCCGAACACCCCGGTCTTCCCTGTTCTGGGCAACCACGACTACTACCCAAAGAACCAG ATGCCGGTGGGCCCAAATCGTCTACAGTCAGAAGTGGCCGATCTGTGGAAGAAATGGTTTCAACAGCTCGAGGGACACGAAGAAAACGTGTACGACAGCTTCAATTCCA GTGGCCGGTACGTGGCGGACGTGGCAGGAAGCaaggtgacggtggtggcgCTCAATACGCTCATCTGGTACAAGAGTAACAATGAGACTGCCTTGCTACCCAACACGAGCTCTGACGGCCTGGACCCCGATGAACAGTTCTCTTGGGCCAATAAACTCCTGACAGAGCTGGCGAAGAAAGGCCGCAAG GTGTACTTGGTGGGACATATTCCCCCCGGAACCTTCGAGCGGTACcagcaggagaggaagggttTCCACTGGTACCAGCCACGGTACAACGAGCGTTTCATTCAG CTGGTGCAGCAACACGCCCACGTGATAGAGGCTCAGTTTTTCGCCCACCACCACACGGACTCTTTCAG ACTGTTctttgaggaaaagaagaaccaaGAACAACGAATACCCATATCCTACCAGCTGTTGAGTCCAGGAGTCACACCATGGCGCTCCACTCTCTCCGAGGAGACTGGCGCCAACAATCCAGGCATCAGATTGGTCTATTACAATACCACAACTGGCAAG GTGGTGGACGTGTCGACCTATTACCTCGATCTGTCTGCAGCGAATCTGGAGGGCCGCGCTGAGTGGCAGCTCGAGTACAACTTCTCGTCCACGTACAACTTGATGTCACTCAATCCTGTCGCCTTGTACGAGGTCGCAAAGAACATGAAG GCCAACAGGACTGTGTTCGATCTCTACTACCGAGCTAACACCGTGGGACTTGAGGACCCTGAGAAGTGCACCGAGAAGTGTCGTCTGCTGCACTACTGTGCCATTACCGAAATGAACTACTCTCGCTTTTATGACTGCAACAACGGCGTCAGGCCCTCCTGGCGGGTTGCGCTCGCTGTGGTGCCCTTTCTCCTAGTGCTGGTGGCCCGCTAG
- the LOC135101435 gene encoding acid sphingomyelinase-like phosphodiesterase 3b isoform X1 codes for MVIVKRGSIRPPLNPPAVAAAAAVTNFIRCCLFCRERRPTRVEVVMLTAARTVAAVVLVLAGHPRTAEARIGTFWHVTDFHYDLNYTTSGDPKKMCWDTRDVSRSVGEFGDYSCDAPFSLLTSAVNAMKRFKSNPDFILWTGDDTAHVPNDYFSTEVVVNIVANLTDLIASHFPNTPVFPVLGNHDYYPKNQMPVGPNRLQSEVADLWKKWFQQLEGHEENVYDSFNSSGRYVADVAGSKVTVVALNTLIWYKSNNETALLPNTSSDGLDPDEQFSWANKLLTELAKKGRKVYLVGHIPPGTFERYQQERKGFHWYQPRYNERFIQLVQQHAHVIEAQFFAHHHTDSFRLFFEEKKNQEQRIPISYQLLSPGVTPWRSTLSEETGANNPGIRLVYYNTTTGKVVDVSTYYLDLSAANLEGRAEWQLEYNFSSTYNLMSLNPVALYEVAKNMKANRTVFDLYYRANTVGLEDPEKCTEKCRLLHYCAITEMNYSRFYDCNNGVRPSWRVALAVVPFLLVLVAR; via the exons ATGGTTATCGTTAAAAGAGGTAGTATTCGGCCGCCCCTCAACCcacctgctgttgctgctgccgccgctgtgACCAACTTTATCCGCTGCTGTTTGTTCTGTAGGG agAGGAGACCTACGAGGGTTGAAGTTGTGATGTTAACGGCGGCCAGGacagtggcggcagtggtgcTGGTGCTCGCCGGCCACCCTCGCACCGCTGAGGCCAGAATCG GGACGTTCTGGCACGTAACGGACTTCCACTATGATCTTAACTACACCACGAGCGGCGACCCGAAGAAGATGTGCTGGGACACCAG AGATGTTTCCCGTAGCGTGGGTGAATTTGGCGACTACTCTTGCGATGCGCCTTTTTCCCTTCTGACCTCCGCGGTGAACGCCATGAAGAGATTTAAGAGTAACCCGGACTTTATTTTATGGACGGG GGATGACACCGCGCACGTCCCCAATGATTACTTCAGCACCGAGGTTGTTGTCAACATCGTGGCCAACCTCACCGACCTCATCGCCAGCCACTTCCCGAACACCCCGGTCTTCCCTGTTCTGGGCAACCACGACTACTACCCAAAGAACCAG ATGCCGGTGGGCCCAAATCGTCTACAGTCAGAAGTGGCCGATCTGTGGAAGAAATGGTTTCAACAGCTCGAGGGACACGAAGAAAACGTGTACGACAGCTTCAATTCCA GTGGCCGGTACGTGGCGGACGTGGCAGGAAGCaaggtgacggtggtggcgCTCAATACGCTCATCTGGTACAAGAGTAACAATGAGACTGCCTTGCTACCCAACACGAGCTCTGACGGCCTGGACCCCGATGAACAGTTCTCTTGGGCCAATAAACTCCTGACAGAGCTGGCGAAGAAAGGCCGCAAG GTGTACTTGGTGGGACATATTCCCCCCGGAACCTTCGAGCGGTACcagcaggagaggaagggttTCCACTGGTACCAGCCACGGTACAACGAGCGTTTCATTCAG CTGGTGCAGCAACACGCCCACGTGATAGAGGCTCAGTTTTTCGCCCACCACCACACGGACTCTTTCAG ACTGTTctttgaggaaaagaagaaccaaGAACAACGAATACCCATATCCTACCAGCTGTTGAGTCCAGGAGTCACACCATGGCGCTCCACTCTCTCCGAGGAGACTGGCGCCAACAATCCAGGCATCAGATTGGTCTATTACAATACCACAACTGGCAAG GTGGTGGACGTGTCGACCTATTACCTCGATCTGTCTGCAGCGAATCTGGAGGGCCGCGCTGAGTGGCAGCTCGAGTACAACTTCTCGTCCACGTACAACTTGATGTCACTCAATCCTGTCGCCTTGTACGAGGTCGCAAAGAACATGAAG GCCAACAGGACTGTGTTCGATCTCTACTACCGAGCTAACACCGTGGGACTTGAGGACCCTGAGAAGTGCACCGAGAAGTGTCGTCTGCTGCACTACTGTGCCATTACCGAAATGAACTACTCTCGCTTTTATGACTGCAACAACGGCGTCAGGCCCTCCTGGCGGGTTGCGCTCGCTGTGGTGCCCTTTCTCCTAGTGCTGGTGGCCCGCTAG
- the LOC135101435 gene encoding acid sphingomyelinase-like phosphodiesterase 3b isoform X4, whose protein sequence is MCLKDKRRPTRVEVVMLTAARTVAAVVLVLAGHPRTAEARIGTFWHVTDFHYDLNYTTSGDPKKMCWDTRDVSRSVGEFGDYSCDAPFSLLTSAVNAMKRFKSNPDFILWTGDDTAHVPNDYFSTEVVVNIVANLTDLIASHFPNTPVFPVLGNHDYYPKNQMPVGPNRLQSEVADLWKKWFQQLEGHEENVYDSFNSSGRYVADVAGSKVTVVALNTLIWYKSNNETALLPNTSSDGLDPDEQFSWANKLLTELAKKGRKVYLVGHIPPGTFERYQQERKGFHWYQPRYNERFIQLVQQHAHVIEAQFFAHHHTDSFRLFFEEKKNQEQRIPISYQLLSPGVTPWRSTLSEETGANNPGIRLVYYNTTTGKVVDVSTYYLDLSAANLEGRAEWQLEYNFSSTYNLMSLNPVALYEVAKNMKANRTVFDLYYRANTVGLEDPEKCTEKCRLLHYCAITEMNYSRFYDCNNGVRPSWRVALAVVPFLLVLVAR, encoded by the exons ATGTGTTTAAAAGACA agAGGAGACCTACGAGGGTTGAAGTTGTGATGTTAACGGCGGCCAGGacagtggcggcagtggtgcTGGTGCTCGCCGGCCACCCTCGCACCGCTGAGGCCAGAATCG GGACGTTCTGGCACGTAACGGACTTCCACTATGATCTTAACTACACCACGAGCGGCGACCCGAAGAAGATGTGCTGGGACACCAG AGATGTTTCCCGTAGCGTGGGTGAATTTGGCGACTACTCTTGCGATGCGCCTTTTTCCCTTCTGACCTCCGCGGTGAACGCCATGAAGAGATTTAAGAGTAACCCGGACTTTATTTTATGGACGGG GGATGACACCGCGCACGTCCCCAATGATTACTTCAGCACCGAGGTTGTTGTCAACATCGTGGCCAACCTCACCGACCTCATCGCCAGCCACTTCCCGAACACCCCGGTCTTCCCTGTTCTGGGCAACCACGACTACTACCCAAAGAACCAG ATGCCGGTGGGCCCAAATCGTCTACAGTCAGAAGTGGCCGATCTGTGGAAGAAATGGTTTCAACAGCTCGAGGGACACGAAGAAAACGTGTACGACAGCTTCAATTCCA GTGGCCGGTACGTGGCGGACGTGGCAGGAAGCaaggtgacggtggtggcgCTCAATACGCTCATCTGGTACAAGAGTAACAATGAGACTGCCTTGCTACCCAACACGAGCTCTGACGGCCTGGACCCCGATGAACAGTTCTCTTGGGCCAATAAACTCCTGACAGAGCTGGCGAAGAAAGGCCGCAAG GTGTACTTGGTGGGACATATTCCCCCCGGAACCTTCGAGCGGTACcagcaggagaggaagggttTCCACTGGTACCAGCCACGGTACAACGAGCGTTTCATTCAG CTGGTGCAGCAACACGCCCACGTGATAGAGGCTCAGTTTTTCGCCCACCACCACACGGACTCTTTCAG ACTGTTctttgaggaaaagaagaaccaaGAACAACGAATACCCATATCCTACCAGCTGTTGAGTCCAGGAGTCACACCATGGCGCTCCACTCTCTCCGAGGAGACTGGCGCCAACAATCCAGGCATCAGATTGGTCTATTACAATACCACAACTGGCAAG GTGGTGGACGTGTCGACCTATTACCTCGATCTGTCTGCAGCGAATCTGGAGGGCCGCGCTGAGTGGCAGCTCGAGTACAACTTCTCGTCCACGTACAACTTGATGTCACTCAATCCTGTCGCCTTGTACGAGGTCGCAAAGAACATGAAG GCCAACAGGACTGTGTTCGATCTCTACTACCGAGCTAACACCGTGGGACTTGAGGACCCTGAGAAGTGCACCGAGAAGTGTCGTCTGCTGCACTACTGTGCCATTACCGAAATGAACTACTCTCGCTTTTATGACTGCAACAACGGCGTCAGGCCCTCCTGGCGGGTTGCGCTCGCTGTGGTGCCCTTTCTCCTAGTGCTGGTGGCCCGCTAG